The following proteins are co-located in the Vallicoccus soli genome:
- a CDS encoding DUF1707 domain-containing protein yields MTDQQPARTGSARARAGDADRERTSALLGDAAGAGYLRLDELDERLDRALAARTTGELDALVADLPASLRQERERRERALRERASAQACLRPQVRAYAAVMALLVGIWLAVGLSAGAWYPWPVWPALGWGIGIAGHARRAYGRPALG; encoded by the coding sequence ATGACCGACCAGCAGCCCGCCCGCACCGGCAGCGCCCGCGCCCGCGCCGGCGACGCGGACCGCGAGCGCACCAGCGCCCTGCTCGGCGACGCCGCCGGGGCCGGGTACCTGCGCCTCGACGAGCTCGACGAGCGGCTCGACCGGGCGCTCGCCGCCCGCACCACCGGCGAGCTCGACGCGCTCGTCGCGGACCTGCCGGCCAGCCTCCGCCAGGAGCGCGAGCGCCGGGAGCGGGCGCTGCGCGAGCGCGCCTCCGCGCAGGCGTGCCTGCGCCCCCAGGTCCGCGCGTACGCCGCCGTCATGGCCCTGCTCGTCGGCATCTGGCTCGCCGTCGGGCTCAGCGCCGGCGCCTGGTACCCCTGGCCGGTCTGGCCGGCCCTCGGCTGGGGCATCGGGATCGCCGGGCACGCCCGGCGGGCGTACGGCCGCCCCGCCCTCGGCTGA
- a CDS encoding SRPBCC family protein: MTPETALPAVASSVHVPVDPTAAFDAFTAGIDRWWPRSHSVGSAPLARAVVEPRAGGRWYEVGEDGSECTWGEVLAWEPGARLALSWRIDGSWQADPDPARASTVTVTFTAADGPDGRPGTRVDLVHDGFERHARAADELRSSVAADDGWPGLLARYAATA; encoded by the coding sequence ATGACCCCTGAGACCGCACTGCCGGCCGTGGCCAGCAGCGTCCATGTCCCCGTGGACCCGACGGCCGCCTTCGACGCCTTCACCGCCGGGATCGACCGCTGGTGGCCGCGCAGCCACTCCGTCGGCTCGGCGCCGCTCGCCCGCGCCGTGGTCGAGCCCCGCGCCGGCGGGCGCTGGTACGAGGTCGGCGAGGACGGCTCCGAGTGCACCTGGGGCGAGGTGCTCGCGTGGGAGCCCGGCGCGCGCCTCGCCCTGTCGTGGCGCATCGACGGCTCGTGGCAGGCCGACCCCGACCCCGCGCGGGCCAGCACCGTCACCGTGACGTTCACCGCGGCCGACGGCCCCGACGGCCGCCCCGGCACGCGCGTGGACCTCGTCCACGACGGCTTCGAGCGCCACGCCCGCGCCGCCGACGAGCTGCGCAGCAGCGTCGCCGCGGACGACGGCTGGCCGGGGCTGCTCGCGCGTTACGCCGCGACGGCCTGA
- a CDS encoding UdgX family uracil-DNA binding protein (This protein belongs to the uracil DNA glycosylase superfamily, members of which act in excision repair of DNA. However, it belongs more specifically to UdgX branch, whose founding member was found to bind uracil in DNA (where it does not belong), without cleaving it, appears to promote DNA repair by a pathway involving RecA, rather than base excision.), whose product MATAKDGVERPGAQEWVPEDGPVEALRAAAPQCRGCELWEPATQVVFSAGSTSARMALVGEQPGDEEDRKGVPFVGPAGRLLQRALDDAGVDRTAVYVTNAVKHFRFTQAGPGKRRIHATPDRVHLEACKPWLTAELRDVDPELTVCLGATAVRALLGTQVRVLRDRGQVLERETSRGERRFLVTVHPSSVLRADDRDGAYAALVADLRVGADLLAAGGA is encoded by the coding sequence ATGGCGACGGCGAAGGACGGGGTGGAGCGCCCCGGCGCGCAGGAGTGGGTGCCCGAGGACGGGCCGGTGGAGGCGCTGCGGGCGGCGGCGCCGCAGTGCCGGGGCTGCGAGCTGTGGGAGCCGGCCACGCAGGTGGTCTTCTCGGCGGGGTCGACGAGCGCGCGGATGGCGCTCGTCGGGGAGCAGCCGGGCGACGAGGAGGACCGCAAGGGCGTGCCGTTCGTCGGCCCGGCGGGACGGCTGCTGCAGCGGGCGCTGGACGACGCGGGCGTCGACCGGACCGCCGTCTACGTGACGAACGCGGTCAAGCACTTCCGCTTCACCCAGGCCGGCCCCGGCAAGCGGCGCATCCACGCCACCCCCGACCGGGTGCACCTCGAGGCCTGCAAGCCCTGGCTCACGGCCGAGCTGCGCGACGTCGACCCCGAGCTCACCGTCTGCCTCGGCGCCACGGCGGTGCGGGCGCTGCTCGGCACGCAGGTGCGGGTCCTGCGCGACCGCGGCCAGGTGCTCGAGCGGGAGACCTCCCGCGGCGAGCGCCGCTTCCTCGTCACCGTGCACCCGAGCTCGGTGCTGCGGGCGGACGACCGGGACGGCGCGTACGCGGCCCTCGTCGCCGACCTGCGCGTGGGGGCGGACCTGCTCGCGGCGGGCGGCGCCTAG
- a CDS encoding YciI-like protein: MAPVALYLLEYALPDDYLERRAPLRDEHLRLVRAAHERGEVLLAGALADPPDRAVLVWSVDDPAVVERFAREDPYVLHGAVSSWTVRPWTVVVGP; the protein is encoded by the coding sequence ATGGCGCCCGTGGCCCTCTACCTGCTCGAGTACGCCCTCCCCGACGACTACCTCGAGCGCCGCGCCCCGCTGCGCGACGAGCACCTCCGCCTGGTCCGCGCCGCCCACGAGCGCGGCGAGGTGCTCCTCGCCGGCGCCCTCGCGGACCCGCCCGACCGGGCCGTCCTCGTGTGGTCCGTCGACGACCCGGCCGTCGTCGAGCGGTTCGCGCGCGAGGACCCGTACGTCCTGCACGGCGCCGTCTCCTCGTGGACCGTCCGCCCCTGGACCGTCGTCGTCGGCCCCTGA
- a CDS encoding PadR family transcriptional regulator has protein sequence MNATSASLLGLLDVCGGELTGGELVRTAQERLGEFWTLTRSQVYRELAVLERDGHVAPGTPGPRDARPYRVTPEGVAAYRAWMSGAPRADTIRIPLLLTVAFGRLLPPDRYAAVLDAAREEHAQRLAGYRALDERLEAEAADAFARATLSFGLHYEEAVLRWFDALPTEVRRGVDPPRA, from the coding sequence GTGAACGCGACGTCGGCCTCGCTGCTGGGGCTGCTCGACGTGTGCGGCGGCGAGCTCACCGGGGGCGAGCTCGTGCGGACCGCGCAGGAGCGCCTCGGGGAGTTCTGGACGCTGACGCGCAGCCAGGTGTACCGGGAGCTGGCGGTGCTGGAGCGCGACGGGCACGTCGCCCCCGGCACCCCGGGGCCGCGGGACGCGCGGCCGTACCGCGTGACGCCGGAGGGGGTCGCGGCGTACCGCGCTTGGATGAGCGGGGCGCCGCGGGCCGACACCATCCGCATCCCCCTGCTGCTCACCGTCGCCTTCGGGCGCCTCCTGCCGCCGGACCGGTACGCCGCCGTCCTCGACGCCGCCCGCGAGGAGCACGCCCAGCGGCTGGCGGGCTACCGCGCCCTGGACGAGCGGCTCGAGGCCGAGGCTGCCGACGCGTTCGCCCGGGCGACGCTGTCGTTCGGCCTGCACTACGAGGAGGCCGTGCTGCGCTGGTTCGACGCGCTGCCGACCGAGGTCCGCCGGGGGGTTGACCCGCCCCGAGCGTAA
- a CDS encoding ArsR/SmtB family transcription factor translates to MLAHRVVEALGDPTRRAVWERLVRGPASVGELAAGLPVSRPAVSQHLRVLAAARLVAATPQGARRVYRATPDGVDALRAWLDDLQRFWDDALAAYARDPALQPDRPAEEPRDDP, encoded by the coding sequence GTGCTCGCCCACCGGGTCGTCGAAGCCCTCGGCGACCCCACGCGCCGGGCGGTCTGGGAGCGCCTGGTCCGGGGACCGGCGTCGGTCGGCGAGCTCGCGGCGGGCCTGCCGGTGAGCCGGCCCGCTGTGTCGCAGCACCTGCGGGTGCTCGCGGCGGCGCGCCTCGTCGCGGCCACCCCGCAGGGCGCCCGCCGGGTCTACCGCGCGACGCCCGACGGCGTCGACGCTCTGCGCGCCTGGCTCGACGACCTCCAGCGCTTCTGGGACGACGCGCTCGCCGCGTACGCCCGCGACCCCGCCCTCCAGCCCGACCGACCCGCCGAGGAGCCCCGTGATGACCCCTGA